The Acropora muricata isolate sample 2 chromosome 5, ASM3666990v1, whole genome shotgun sequence genome includes a window with the following:
- the LOC136917319 gene encoding uncharacterized protein gives MQHLRFTRVPFGGESSPFLLYATLNYHYDQLGEESQETVQALRQNTCEANLMLIGEEMEKLEKFKREATSILESGKFPVHKWESEVEYRETEDSTNSRKTVWDKRDRMLGIQVPKPPDNQPLTKREILSQLASIYDPLGMISPTIVKGKQIYKDACDEKKGWKTEVSDRLKREWVVV, from the coding sequence ATGCAACACCTTAGGTTCACCAGAGTCCCCTTCGGAGGAGAGTCTAGCCCATTTCTGCTATATGCTACCCTCAACTACCACTACGATCAGCTAGGCGAAGAATCTCAAGAAACTGTCCAGGCCTTAAGGCAGAATACGTGCGAAGCCAATTTGATGCTAATCGGAGAAGAAATGGAGAAACTAGAGAAGTTCAAAAGGGAAGCAACCAGTATCCTGGAAAGTGGGAAGTTTCCTGTCCACAAATGGGAATCAGAAGTTGAATACCGGGAAACTGAAGACTCAACAAACTCTAGAAAGACAGTATGGGACAAGAGGGATCGCATGCTGGGGATTCAAGTGCCAAAGCCTCCTGACAACCAGCCTTTAACGAAGAGAGAGATACTGAGCCAGCTTGCAAGTATTTACGACCCGCTAGGGATGATTTCGCCCACAATTGTAAAAGGGAAGCAGATCTACAAGGACGCATGCGACGAGAAAAAGGGGTGGAAGACGGAAGTTTCAGACCGGCTGAAGAGAGAGTGGGTCGTGGTCTAA